The following DNA comes from Paraburkholderia sp. PGU19.
TACATAGGCAAGCGGCGGCAATCGGGCTTTGCAAAGCGCACAGGGGCACTAAGCTCTTCATATGAGCAACCATCCCGACACCAGCGGAGGTCCGTCATGGCACAAAGCGAACAGGTATATTCCGACGAGGAAATCCAGAAGAAGCTCGAAGGCCCATTGCAGCACTGGTATCTCGAAGACGGCTGGCTGCGGCGCAAGTACCGCACGGAAAGCTGGAAAGGCACGCTGATGGTGGTCAACACCGTCGGCCATCTTGCCGAAGCGGCGTGGCATCACCCGGATCTGACGGTGTCGTATGCGTTCGTCGTCGTGAAGCTGAAGACGCATTCCGCCAAGGGCA
Coding sequences within:
- a CDS encoding 4a-hydroxytetrahydrobiopterin dehydratase, which produces MAQSEQVYSDEEIQKKLEGPLQHWYLEDGWLRRKYRTESWKGTLMVVNTVGHLAEAAWHHPDLTVSYAFVVVKLKTHSAKGITDKDFTLARKIEEVIGWQPGKEGGPLEGTPADDQRFRYIKYDAPKS